DNA from Marinagarivorans cellulosilyticus:
AAAGAACATGACGAATTGCTTGAGGAGATTTCTAAAACCGCACTACGCAAGCTCGAATTACAAAATGATGTAAGCCTCCAGCATCATCTGGAGCAGGACAAAAAGCGCTTGCTAGCCAGTTTGAATTCCACGGCTACGGGTGAAAATAAACAATGGATTAGTGATGTTGTTGCCAACCGTCTATCTCTGCTAGAAAAACTTGAGTCAGAATATGCTGCTTACATGAGAGTATTGTCTGATGTGGATTTCGATTTATTAGAGCTTATTGATGTTACTAATCGTTTTGATGAATTTTTGGTTCGTCAGTTAATGTGGGTTCGAACATCACCTTCAATAATATCGTATACCACTACTGATATTCTAAACGAAGGTGTGTTGTTAATAGATTACTTGGGCAATGTTGATTATAAAGCGGCGGTTGCCAATGTTTTTGGTAGGCTTTGGGTGTGGCTAATATTGTTCGTTATATCAGCAATAGTTATTGGTCAAAGTTGGTTGAAGTCGCGCCAAAAACAGCTCGAACAAGCTATTGCTCAAGCGCCGCATGCCTCGTTAGTGCCGGCGTTGCAGTATGTTTTTGGGGTGCTGGTGCGGTCTGCGCCGCTAGCGCTTCTGGCTTTTGTTTTATCGCGTACTGTCGATGCAGCGGTTATCCCTAAGGCGCATGAAAAATTAATTAGCTTATTGTGGGTTTACCTTTTCTGTGCAGATTTCACGGCTAGGTTGCTGCACTCAAACGGTTTTGTTAGCAGTTATTTTCGCTGGCCTCAGGAGCTAATTCACGATTTATTTAAAGGTTTCAAACGCTTGAGGAATACGGTTGTTATTCCCTTGTTAGTGGTTTCAATTATACCGTGGCATCTTTTTGCAAGCAAAGGGACTGGTTTTATGGGGACCGTCCTATTGAGTTTAATAATGTGCTTTCTGGCTTACAGTATTAACTGCTTTTTGTCTGTTCAGTATTCGTTGGTTGGCAGTATTCAGCAGCGAAGGCTGGTTAGGCCTGCGTCAAAACTGCAGATTATTGCGCGCTTAATTATGGTCGGGGGGCCAATTGTTTGGGCTATAAGTTTGCTGGCAGGGTATCGTTACGCCTCTATTGTATTGTGCGGTCGCGTATTTGAAACGATTTTAGTACTCCCTTTTATTGTCTTTGCTTATCAACTTGCTGAGCGAGGATTAATGGAGTTTCAATCTCGGGTTAAATACCATCAAGCTACTGCTGATGATAATGCAGCGGCTATGACTGCTAGCCCTAAAGTTAATGACGAAAGCATTCCTCCGGTTGAAGAGCAGAAAACGCGTAGCGTTGATGAGCTGGCTATTGAAACGCAAAAGCTATTAAAGTCTGTTTTTCTCTTGCTTACAATAACCACTGTTTCTGTTATTTGGTTGAAGGTGTTGCCGGCATTGGCTATTTTTGAAGAGGTGGTTTTATGGAATACAACATCTGTCGTTGCCGGTGAAGAAACTGCTGTTGCCGTAACCCTTAAAAGCTTGCTGTTTATTTTGGTGGGAGCCTTTGTGGCTTATATTACCGCGCGCCGATTACCGGCTTTTATCGAAATGGTGCTGCTTAACCGGATAAACATGAGCAATGGCAGCCGCTACGCAATCACAACTTTGATGTCTTATGCACTGCTTGGGTTAGCGGTTAGTTTTATTGGGAATTCAATAGGTTTTGGCTGGGATAAAATACAGTGGGCTGTTGCGGCCTTGAGTGTGGGTATTGGTTTTGGTTTGCAGGAAATTGTCGCTAATTTTATTAGTGGCATTATTATTCTATTTGAGCGGCCTATCCGTGTTGGCGATTTAGTGACGATTAACGGTCAGACGGGTGTTGTTCACCGCATTCAAATTCGAGCAACCACATTAAGAGATTTTGATAACAAAGAACTACTAGTGCCCAATAAAGAGTTTATTACTAGCTCTTTGCTGAATTGGACATTAAGTGATAAAGAAGTGCGAGTGCTAATACCCGTAGGTATTGCTTATGGCAGTGATGTTGATAAAGCATTGGCCTTGCTCGAAGAAGCTGCACTTGAGCATCCTTTGGTATTGAGTACACCGGCGCCGGTTGTCACGTTTGAAGCGTTTGGCGATAACGCATTATCTTTATATTTACGTTGCAGAATTGGTTCTGTGGATGATCGTTTAAGTGTTGTTACTGATTTACATCGAGCCATTAACGATAAATATATGGCCGCGGCTATTTCAATTGCA
Protein-coding regions in this window:
- a CDS encoding mechanosensitive ion channel domain-containing protein is translated as MINIQKASTRAITVLIFCGVTWLSVFPAASVADDIEFQGHASVNASEVESQLARLEDNADLSPEFIEKLKVQYKAVLENLAKQSGFLNKASEYRKIQLQADEHADQLTEELKQRQGDRPQLRIPENASVAETQKQLSREEAKLLAVKGRLLAIEKEQANPANTVSAARQRLSNINLAQEKLQGELAKISVGVTSNLQQAEQWLLLSKKAVLDAEEKMLELKLASAPMQTRLLAADHALQLEIQRELARNIERLQRELNEKRSTEAQVSREATQALSASAVGLSDDVEQYVKGNKALSLELTELAQKLNDKTQRSQLAKDQLELINNRYRMIKKKLEITGLSHALGSVLTERSNDLPQIAGYHKEHDELLEEISKTALRKLELQNDVSLQHHLEQDKKRLLASLNSTATGENKQWISDVVANRLSLLEKLESEYAAYMRVLSDVDFDLLELIDVTNRFDEFLVRQLMWVRTSPSIISYTTTDILNEGVLLIDYLGNVDYKAAVANVFGRLWVWLILFVISAIVIGQSWLKSRQKQLEQAIAQAPHASLVPALQYVFGVLVRSAPLALLAFVLSRTVDAAVIPKAHEKLISLLWVYLFCADFTARLLHSNGFVSSYFRWPQELIHDLFKGFKRLRNTVVIPLLVVSIIPWHLFASKGTGFMGTVLLSLIMCFLAYSINCFLSVQYSLVGSIQQRRLVRPASKLQIIARLIMVGGPIVWAISLLAGYRYASIVLCGRVFETILVLPFIVFAYQLAERGLMEFQSRVKYHQATADDNAAAMTASPKVNDESIPPVEEQKTRSVDELAIETQKLLKSVFLLLTITTVSVIWLKVLPALAIFEEVVLWNTTSVVAGEETAVAVTLKSLLFILVGAFVAYITARRLPAFIEMVLLNRINMSNGSRYAITTLMSYALLGLAVSFIGNSIGFGWDKIQWAVAALSVGIGFGLQEIVANFISGIIILFERPIRVGDLVTINGQTGVVHRIQIRATTLRDFDNKELLVPNKEFITSSLLNWTLSDKEVRVLIPVGIAYGSDVDKALALLEEAALEHPLVLSTPAPVVTFEAFGDNALSLYLRCRIGSVDDRLSVVTDLHRAINDKYMAAAISIAFPQRDLHVDFAAPLEVVLKKPAPKAPA